One Salvia miltiorrhiza cultivar Shanhuang (shh) chromosome 6, IMPLAD_Smil_shh, whole genome shotgun sequence genomic window, AAGGTGACGAAACACTTCCACTGATAAATGCTTTCCCGATGCCAAATGCGCGGAAAACGGCAGGCTCTAGCTCGTGCATCGTCTAGCCCTAGCATATGGTGGAAGAACAGATCCCTGTAGAGGGTTAACAATGTGGTGCTGCACGTGTGTCTTGATGTTGCTCATCTGCCTTGTTTAAAACTAAGCTTTGTTGTAGGCCTTTTAAATTCATATGTTAGATTGCGTGCGTGTCTGTAGTTGTTAGATTGCCTGTGTGTCTGCATTTATCCCTTTCTTGTTGTTGCCCTTATGGCATGATGATTTGTAGTTCTTGTTGGctttattttaatcttttgtTGGTAAGCTTGAAgcatttcttaattaatttgcaTGCTATGCTTAGATCTGTTCGACAAAACCCCCCACCAATCTGTCTTGAACTAACCTGCAAATTCTTAAATCCACCAATAAACCTGTCAACAACACAGCCACACAATTCTTAAACAATCCTTAAATCACAGTCAAGATTCACCATGCATTCCAAAATAAATGCTTAAACAAGTACATTAGATAGACATAACTAACTTCAAGCAAAAGGTTCATCAGCCTACAAGATTACTTAATTACATAATTCCCTGCTTGAACCATAGGGGAATTCTAGAACTGAATATAAGGATTACATAATTGTCTTCCATGCTGTAAAAAAACAAGCACATATCTAGTtacaaaatcaaaagtttaaacCAAAAACTTCAAGCTCGTCTGCCCTTCTTCAGTCATTACAATCCAAGCAACTTCTCTATCTTTTTCTAAGAAGACGATACACATAGCTTTCCCGAGAACTTTCTGGTAAGCTCCTGAACATCTCAAGGCACGACACTTTCTCGTTTAACATTTCGCAGACatcaaacttttcatcttcGGAGATACCTTGCATGTTACTCAGGCATTCGAACGCATCCTTCCTCGCCTTTGCTAAGTCATGATCGTAGCCAATTCTACTGCACATCATGTCCATTCTAGATGCTGTTTCACGGCCAATATCACCTATAAGTGCGTACAGATTTTCGAGGCCATCTCCTGATTTGCGTTTCTTGCTTTTAGACTTACAAACTTGCTCAGCTTGTTGGCCTATAGAactattttcaccattttctgTTTCAACTTGCTCATCCAATGCTCTGAATTCGCTATCTATTCCATCTTCTTCCAAGTTGTCGTCACGTGGCAACTTACCGAGAGCATCGAAAATGTCCTCAGCAGACTGGCCAGTTGCCCTGTCTTTCCCAAAAATCTCTTTCCAATCATCCAGATAAGGCCAAGGCTTATAGCGCATGTTCCTCGCATTATTATCCTTCTGCCAACAAAACCATGTATACACAAAATTTAAGGAGTCTCATTCCCAAAATAATTAtgttaataaaaataaagagagCATACTCAACAATACCAACATAAACTATATACTGGGAAAATAAACTTGAACAATAATATCTAACCATGACAGCTATAGAAACTCATGAATCTAAATCATAAGATTAACTTCTTTGCCTTTTTCTCATGTGATGATTACCTTTAGAACTTCATCCCATTGATGATTATCAATATCAATCATGAATGTTCCTTTCAGATTGAACCCAACTCCACTTGGCTTCAAGATTTCGATTAGAGAATTGTAATTTTTCTTCCACGTACACAGCTTAGAATTGATATGAGGTGTTCCTTTTAGGTCCGTCCCAGGAAACTCTCTTTTCATCGTGTCTTCAAGCTTCTTAAGATACCCACCTCGAAACCCATTGTCTGATTTCCATCCTTGAGCTACCAGTTCTTTAAGCGCTGCAATAAGGATGTCTTCCTCGCGTGGGGACCAAATACGTCTGGTCTTATCGGTTTTGTTAGCCTTGCCTCCATCTCCGCCACTAGCTGTATCCAAATCTCACGAAAATGCGCAGCACAAGTATTAGATAATCTACAAATATATgatttttctaaaaattaaaaagctACATCAACGAATGAACGATTTTTTGTACTAGACCACAATGTTAGGGTAAAACTGATAAATTTGACAAAGTACAGAATCGATCGTTTCACTTAACAAATCGAGGTCAATTAGCATGAACAAGTGATAAATGGACGATTATTATGAAGCAAAAATATCGTAAAGGAAATCTACATACCTTCTTGGGTAGAACTCATGTCGAACGAAATCGAGAGCACCGGTGCCAAATTTCCAGAGGAGAGTAGTAGGGATGTGAGCGATTTTGGTAAACTTCAACAATTTCGCTGCTTGAAAATGGGGTCACGCAGAGATTAGAGCCATAGCTTGAGGAAGATGGAGAAATTGGGAAAACCCGCCAAAATTTTCATCTGCGTGAATCTGCGATGATTTGGTAAATGGAAAGGTGATTTGATAAGTGATAGGCActcttgtaattttttattttattaagggCATTTTTGTAAAACTGTATATTAGTCTTCAGGTTAAACAAGGAAACCAAATTGTGCGTGTGTGTTATCTAAGTTTTTAATATTACATATCAATCACctaaaatataatactaatcTACTAGAGCCATACTAATTATCTCAAGTTTAATTAACTAAAGTTAATTTGAAATGGAAATCAAACTAGCCCTAAGGCTTTCTTGACAATATCTACAGTAGAATGCCCTAATCTATTGTATCAAACATCAAGATTAAGAGAGAAAGATGACTGGAAAAAGCCAGTTGTGGGCATGTAAAAATCTTAAAACAAGACAATTGGAGAAAACATTTGGGTTATGGAGATTGAACTGATAGAGGCCTCCTTCAAGAGAACCTCGGAGAATAGCATTGGTAGCCTGATTCTTCACAAGACAAAAGTTCTGGTGAAACTCAAAGAAAACTTTATTGTCTTTGGCAAACTGAGACATACTAAGAACATTCTTTCTAATATAAGGAACATGGAGTAAATTATTCAAGATGAAAGTCTTTGATGAAGTAGGAGTGAAGATTGTTAAACATAAGAGGAAAATGGACAGAGACTAATAGGAGAAAAGATACAAGAAAGATAGAAAGTGATTTATGTTTTCATTACTCAAATCAGATCACAACCACATCAATTTATACAAAGTAGCTATCTAAATAAACTAACAAAAGAAGTTAATGGAAGCTTCCTAATCGGTTTTAACTAACTAGCAACAACCTAACTACTTGCTGACTCAGCAAgaatacaattaaaattaaatactttaACATGCTCGAAAAAATGTTTGCCCAATAGCGCAAGAGGCTACCCATTATCACAAAGAGGCTCGAGGTGTAAAGAGGGCTCAGCCAAAGGTTTAGTAAAATGATCAGCAACTTGTACCAGAGTTGCTGGTACATGCCCGACTTCAATGAACTGATCTTGGACATTCTCCCTTACAAAATGGACGTCTACCTCTATGTGCTTGGTCCTAGCGTGGAAAATCGGATTTGAGGCTAGTGCCAcgtgtgacgcccggggacgaagtgcggagtgatcgccggtgcaaagaggcacggataatgagcggctccgattaagactttCAAGCGGAAGGGCGCAGGGAGGAACTGAAATACActcgaacgagagggattccgatAATATATTTGAATGGGACGACATATTCAAGGAAAGCTTAAAGGATTTTATTgagctactcatatcaacaagatgcatcttcttttctagtGCTcatgtggaagaaactccaaggttaaatGTGCTTGGCTTAGAGCAATTccaagatgggtgaccccccTGTGAATTTTTCTCCcatgttggtctgtggggacaccCGTCAAGTCTGGAGTCGGGCTGTTACACCACGACACTAGAATTATCACACCACAACTTGTGGGGAGAAGAAACTGGGAGATGTAATTCCTGACATAAAGAGTAAAGCCACATTAGCTCAGCTGTGGCATATGCAAGAGCCCTATACTCAGATTTTGTGCTGCTACGTAACACCACTGATTGCTTCTTAGAACTCCAAGTGATCACGTTGTCACCATAATAAACACAATACCCGCCAGTGGAGCGTCTATCATCGACACAGCTTGCATAGTTCGCATCTGCAAAACCAACTAACTGGGTAGAAGTAGAAGGTGAAAAATTGAGGGCCATAAAAGTGGTGCCTTTGAGATAGCGAAGAACCCTTTTGCAAGCTTGCCAATGGAGAAAAGTGGGATGATGGAGAAACTGACTGAGCTTATTAACAACATAAGCAGTATCTAGTCTAGTGTGAGTGAGGTACTGAAGAGCACCAACTATGCTGCGGTACAGAGAAGGATCGGAAAAGAACTCATCTCATTCCCTATACAATTTTGTGGCAGGAGTCATAGGGGTAGAGCAGGGATGACAGAAGCTCATGTTAGTTTTCTCAAGCAACTCCTTCAAGTATTTGGATTGACATAAAGCATAAGATGACCGAGACTTAGTAACTTATATACCCAAGAAATAATGTACCTCGCCAAGAGAATTAAGAGCAAACTGTTGGTTGAGCAGATCGATAATGTGCAAGACTTCATCATGATTATCTCCAGtgatgagaatatcatcaacATAGATCAAGATAAGAAGCAAGACATCACTATCTTTTCTGAAGAACAAAGAGAAATCTGATACAGACCGTTGAAAACCAATAGAATACAGATAGGATCTAAGTTTGTCATACCATGCTCTAGGAGCTTGCCTCAAACAGTATAGAGACTTTTGGAGCTTACATACATAATGGGAATGAGCTGGATCATCAAATCCTTTGGACCTATATATTATCTGCAAGATCTCCATTAAGAAACGCATTATTAATATCAAGTTGTTGTATAACCCATCCTTTGGAAGcagtgacaaacatggttttcatacctcaattccacatgatttgttgtcatttcccttcatattttgcttgccaatgcgtgtttgtaccataatgttgagttttatgaagatttgatgtcttggtgtagttttggagtaatttcaggaaaaatcaaggattaattggaggattttgaagatatgagattgaagtacgtctcgagaggaatccgtgagcgcaaacagcgaccaaatccgagtccagacgagggagaacggagcaaaacaagcggactgcgcaaaacgcccagtacgccgcggtcaccacccgcggccgcggggtgggaccgcgggtcagctgcccccgactcCAGTAGACGCCCGCGGTCACCAACCGCGActgcgggtcccctgagcatcccccacgtttgaaggccgcggacgcgggccgtgaccgcgggaaaagggtgGGGCtttccccaagtgggccccagacgTGATTTTGAGCTCTAAAACCCCATTTCCCCCCCAAGTGGgcctcaggggacccgcggtcccaccccgcggccgcgggaggttgagagttgggtaagggcttgttgatcttttgtgctcttgggagttataggttagaaattgaccggggacgacaattatgacccgtaatctactgttttagtcgtccgggagagggctaaaactagtggggagatcgccctagataagtaggccatatcaagattaatattgctttagattgaagttcattacgatccatcgaaatctagtccctaagataactttccttcgagtaattccccaatttattaactaagtttatcttgttgttattttatttacttgctttatttagctttgttttagtgcTCAAcacctcttcatctttggttgtctaaatagattgaaaacaactcattaataatatttagaagtttaaattcaccaatccttgtggaatacgaccttgcttccctatattgcaactacaccgtgcaCTTGTGGCGTagcgaaaataatagcgaacaagcaGCTAGAGCAAACATAAGCCTAATAGTGGATGATTTGATAACTGGACTGAGAACCTCAACAAATCAACACCAGCAAGCCGTTCAAAGCCTCGAGCCACTAATCTAACTTTCAATTTATGAAGCTCGCCATCAGATAGAGTTTTAACCCTAAAACCCCACTTATTGTTGATTACCTTATACAAAGAAGATGGTGGAATAAGAATCCAAGTGCCTTTGATGTTGAGAGCTTAAAGCTCTTTTTCCATGGCTGAGCACCAACCAAGATGAGCTAGAGCTTCATCATCTGACTTAGGAATGGAGGGTAGTTTAGATGCAGAGCCAGAAACAATATGTTGAACAATATATACCTCATTTTGTTGTATAGCAAAGCACCCAATCGGACCAGAGGTAGGAGCAGAACTATCCTGCTGCACAATGAAACTCTTGGGCTTGAAAATGCCACATTTGGATCTGGTAACCATGGTGTGAATATTAGTTTGAGGAGGTGGTGGGGGAAAGGGTGATGGGGATGGTGATGCTGGAGATGTTGGCAGATGAGGAATTTGGTGAGGTGGTGGGGAGTGGGAAGGATATAGGGAGGGTGATGGATGAGGAATTTGGTGAGGTGGTGGGAAGTGGGAAGGATATAGGGAGGGTGATGGATGAGGGCTGGTAGAAATTTGAGTTTGTGAAGAGGAGGACAATGAGGGATGAGGGCTGGAAGAACTTTGATCAGAGAGAGTCTGTGAGGAAGAGAAAGATGATGAAGATTTTTAGGGAAGAGGCTGATCAGGGAGAGACAGAATAGGTAGAGAGTGAACAGGAGTAAGTGAGGACTGTGGTGCTGCAGGTAGAGTGATGGAAAACATAGAAGTATATGGAAACTCAAGCTCATTGAAGTGTACTGTATCAGTAATATATAATCTTTGAAAAGAACTAAGACACTTATACCCTTTATGACTCTCACTATAACCCAGAAACAAACACTTAGAGGATCTATATTGCAGCTTATGTTGATTATATGGCTTTAAATATGGAAAGCATGCACAACTAAAAACTTTGAGCCACTTGTAGTTGGGAACCTGGTGAAAAAGGACTTGAAAAGGGGATTTATTGGAAAGAGAAGGGGTGGGCAATCTATTTATAAGGTAAATGGCAAGGTTAAGCCCATGTCTATTACATGTTGATGTTTTCTCTCTACACGACCATTCTGAGCATGCACATATGGACATGTATGCTAAAAGTGTATGCCTAGAGAGGTGAGATATTGTGATAATGGTGTGAACTCTCCCCCCAATCAGTTTGAAAGGATTTGACGATAATGGAAAACTGACATTTGATCATTTGAAGAAAGTTTTTGACGGCAGTGATGGTTTGAGACTTTAAGGTTAAAGGGTAAATCCAAGTATACCATGTAAAGTCATCAACAAAGATTATATAATATTGATAACCAACAGAGGTAGGTGTGGAGGCAGGACCCCAAAGGTCTGAGTACACTAGGTCAAAAGCAGCTGTGGTTTTAATAGGTTGTGTGACATGAGATTTTTTATGCAGTTTTCCTACTTAGCATGCTTCACAAAAACTAAGATTATTTGATTGAAAAGGAAGTTTAAGATGAGTACAAACTGTAGCCATTACATTTGGTCCAGGATAACCAAGAGACCTATGCAAAACATCTAAAGTGGTACATATTCCAGCAAATTTGAAAGTGGTTACATGTGAGTCTGTACTGGTAGATTTATTACAAGCAAAACTAGAAGGAAGACTAACGATGAGAGCTGGATGATGATGAGGAAACATTACTGTTGTAAAGTGAAGACAGATCGAGCTGGTAAAGGCCTTTAGACAGAACTCCCTTCAGTAGGACTTGATAAGTCTTGAAGTCCTTAACAAAACAAGAGTTGTGAGTGAACTCAATGAAAACATTATTGTCTTTGGTAAATTGAGAGATACTAAGGAGAGTTTTGGTGATTTGAGGAACATAAAAAATGTTATTAAGAAGCAAAGAGTGATTGACAGATAAAGGTATAGAGTTGGAGCCAGTGGAAGATATAGATAGAGAGTTACCATTTCCAACTATGAGACTTTCAGAGCCACAATAGTCAAGTTCTGTAGATCATTAGTGATATGAGtcgttgacaaacatggttttcgtacctcaattccacatgatttgttgccatttcccttcatattttgcttgccaATGCTTGTTTGTACcctaatgttgagttttatgaagttttgattccttggtgtagttttggagtgatttcaggaaacatcaaggattaattggaggattttgaataCATGAGATTGAACTACgcctcgagaggaatccgtgagcgcaaacggcgataAAATCcaagt contains:
- the LOC130988473 gene encoding uncharacterized protein LOC130988473, with protein sequence MSSTQEASGGDGGKANKTDKTRRIWSPREEDILIAALKELVAQGWKSDNGFRGGYLKKLEDTMKREFPGTDLKGTPHINSKLCTWKKNYNSLIEILKPSGVGFNLKGTFMIDIDNHQWDEVLKKDNNARNMRYKPWPYLDDWKEIFGKDRATGQSAEDIFDALGKLPRDDNLEEDGIDSEFRALDEQVETENGENSSIGQQAEQVCKSKSKKRKSGDGLENLYALIGDIGRETASRMDMMCSRIGYDHDLAKARKDAFECLSNMQGISEDEKFDVCEMLNEKVSCLEMFRSLPESSRESYVYRLLRKR